A stretch of the Vitis vinifera cultivar Pinot Noir 40024 chromosome 16, ASM3070453v1 genome encodes the following:
- the LOC132255307 gene encoding carboxylesterase 1-like, whose amino-acid sequence MSDYPAIPKPTVNFNDYLKMINNPDGSVTRPIILPTTAASPDHTTRIPVLSKDVTINPDKNIWVRVFLPREERDTSPPAAGAARKLPLIVYFHGGGFVICSAADTVFHDHCAHMAAEIGAVVVSVEYRLAPEHRLPAAYEDGVEALHWIKSSGEVWVSEHADVSRCFLMGSSAGANLAYFTGIRVADSVGDLEPLKIGGLILHHPFFGGIQRTGSEVRLEKNGVLPLCATDLAWQLSLPEGVDRDHEYSNPMAKKASEHCSKIGRVGWKLLVTGCEGDLLHDRQVEFVDMLKANGVEVEAEFVRGDYHVIELFDSSKAKALFGLVKNFMA is encoded by the coding sequence ATGTCAGATTACCCTGCAATACCTAAACCCACCGTCAACTTCAATGACTATCTCAAGATGATCAACAACCCCGACGGCTCCGTCACCAGGCCCATCATCTTACCGACTACCGCTGCATCACCTGATCACACTACCCGCATCCCAGTGCTCTCCAAAGATGTTACCATCAACCCAGATAAGAACATTTGGGTCAGGGTTTTCCTGCCCCGAGAAGAACGGGATACTTCCCCTCCTGCTGCTGGAGCTGCAAGAAAGCTGCCCCTCATCGTTTACTTCCACGGCGGCGGTTTCGTGATCTGCAGCGCCGCTGACACCGTTTTTCATGATCACTGCGCTCACATGGCAGCGGAGATCGGTGCCGTCGTCGTCTCCGTGGAGTACAGGCTGGCGCCTGAGCATCGGCTTCCGGCAGCCTACGAGGACGGAGTGGAGGCGCTGCACTGGATCAAGAGCAGCGGAGAGGTTTGGGTGTCAGAGCATGCTGACGTGTCGCGGTGTTTTCTCATGGGTAGCAGTGCGGGAGCAAACCTAGCGTACTTCACGGGCATACGCGTGGCGGATTCAGTAGGAGATCTTGAGCCGTTGAAGATCGGAGGGCTTATCTTGCACCATCCATTTTTTGGTGGGATCCAGAGAACTGGGTCAGAGGTGAGGTTGGAAAAAAACGGTGTACTGCCTCTATGTGCTACTGATCTGGCGTGGCAATTATCACTGCCAGAGGGCGTTGACCGCGATCACGAGTATAGCAATCCGATGGCTAAGAAAGCCTCAGAACACTGTTCAAAGATCGGACGGGTGGGGTGGAAGTTGTTGGTGACGGGCTGTGAGGGAGATTTGTTGCATGACCGCCAGGTGGAGTTCGTCGATATGTTAAAGGCAAATGGGGTAGAGGTGGAAGCAGAGTTCGTGAGAGGAGATTACCATGTGATAGAGCTCTTTGATTCCTCCAAAGCTAAGGCCTTGTTTGGCCTCGTAAAAAATTTCATGGCTTAG
- the LOC100853805 gene encoding cucumisin has translation MQVHIVYMGEKPHGAVSMVSMHHSMLASVLGSTASAKESLIYSYGRSFNGFAAKLSDEEVTRFADMDGVVSVVPNSMLELHTTRSWDFMGFTQSHVRDSLGGDVIIGLLDTGIWPESESFSDEGFGPPPAKWKGMCQTENNFTCNNKIIGARYYNSYNEYYDGDIKSPRDSEGHGTHTASTAAGREVAGASFYGLAQGLARGGYPNARIAVYKVCWVRGCAAADILAAFDDAIADGVDIISVSLGLTFPEPYFEDVIAIGSFHAMGQGILTSTSAGNDGPWLGWVSNYSPWSLTVAASSIDRKFVSKLVLGNGQIFSGIVINNLELNGTYPLIWGGDAANVSAQETPLSSADCLPGDLDSRKVKGKIVLCEFLWDGSGVIMAGGVGIIMPAWYFNDFAFTFPLPATLLRRQDMDKVLQYARFSKNPIATILVGETRKDVMAPIVASFSSRGPNPISPDILKPDLTAPGVDILAAWSPIVSPSEYEHDTRTAQYNIISGTSMSCPHASGAAAYVKSIHPSWSPAAIKSALMTTAYVMDTRKNEDKEFAYGSGHINPVKAVDPGLIYNTSKADYINFLCKQGYNTSTLRLITGDDSVCNSTKPGRAWDLNYPSFSLAIEDGQDIMGIFSRTVTNVGSPNSTYHASVYMPNSIEIEVEPPVLSFSAIGEKKSFTVRVYGPQINMQPIISGAILWTDGVHVVRAPLAVYTVLPSVTSSYRNPSKQTKRPNLKASSSMKKSDLKGSSIYYKNGIF, from the exons ATATGGACGGAGTGGTTTCAGTTGTTCCAAACAGCATGCTAGAGCTTCACACAACAAGATCATGGGACTTCATGGGATTTACTCAATCCCATGTTAGAGATTCCCTAGGAGGAGATGTGATTATTGGGCTGCTAGATACAg GAATTTGGCCAGAATCCGAGAGCTTCAGCGATGAAGGATTTGGCCCTCCACCTGCAAAATGGAAAGGAATGTGCCAAACTGAGAATAACTTCACCTGCAACAA CAAGATCATTGGAGCTCGCTACTACAATAGCTATAATGAGTATTATGATGGAGACATCAAATCTCCAAGGGACTCAGAGGGACATGGGACTCACACAGCTTCAACCGCTGCGGGCCGAGAGGTGGCAGGCGCAAGCTTCTACGGCTTAGCTCAAGGACTTGCCAGAGGTGGATACCCCAATGCAAGAATTGCTGTGTACAAGGTTTGTTGGGTAAGAGGATGTGCTGCTGCAGATATACTCGCTGCGTTTGATGATGCCATCGCAGATGGGGTCGATATCATATCAGTTTCCCTTGGATTAACCTTCCCTGAACCTTATTTTGAAGACGTCATAGCAATTGGATCTTTCCATGCAATGGGACAAGGGATATTAACCTCAACTTCTGCAGGAAACGATGGTCCATGGTTGGGTTGGGTCAGTAATTACTCGCCTTGGTCGCTGACTGTAGCTGCCAGCAGCATTGATAGgaaatttgtttccaaattgGTTCTTGGCAATGGACAGATCTTCTCG GGAATTGTCATCAATAACTTGGAGCTCAATGGAACATATCCTTTAATCTGGGGAGGAGATGCAGCAAATGTTTCTGCCCAAGAAACCCCTTTAAGTTCAGCAGACTGCCTTCCTGGGGACCTAGATTCACGCAAAGTCAAGGGAAAGATTGTTCTCTGCGAGTTCCTTTGGGATGGATCTGGTGTTATCATGGCAGGAGGAGTGGGAATCATAATGCCCGCCTGGTATTTCAATGACTTTGCCTTCACTTTTCCCTTGCCAGCAACACTCCTCCGAAGACAAGATATGGACAAAGTATTGCAGTATGCTAGATTTTCCAA GAATCCAATAGCAACAATTTTGGTTGGTGAGACTAGGAAGGATGTAATGGCTCCCATTGTTGCCTCCTTTTCATCCAGAGGTCCCAATCCCATTTCTCCTGATATTCTCAAG CCTGATCTGACTGCACCTGGTGTTGATATCCTCGCGGCCTGGTCACCCATTGTATCTCCATCAGAATACGAGCATGATACCAGGACCGCCCAATACAACATAATCTCCGGCACATCCATGTCTTGTCCACATGCCAGTGGAGCAGCAGCTTATGTGAAGTCCATCCACCCAAGCTGGTCTCCTGCTGCCATTAAATCTGCACTCATGACCACAG CTTATGTGATGGACACAAGGAAGAACGAGGACAAAGAGTTTGCTTACGGTTCTGGCCATATCAACCCGGTGAAGGCGGTGGATCCTGGCCTAATCTACAACACATCTAAGGCAGATTACATCAACTTCCTATGCAAGCAGGGTTACAACACCAGCACATTAAGACTCATCACGGGTGATGACAGTGTTTGTAATAGCACTAAACCTGGGAGGGCATGGGATCTGAACTACCCCTCATTCTCACTGGCCATAGAAGATGGGCAAGATATCATGGGCATTTTCAGTAGGACAGTTACAAATGTAGGATCGCCAAACTCAACCTACCATGCTAGCGTGTACATGCCCAATTCTATTGAGATTGAGGTGGAGCCTCCTGTTCTTTCATTCTCAGCAATTGGAGAGAAGAAATCCTTTACAGTGAGGGTGTATGGACCACAGATAAATATGCAACCAATCATATCAGGTGCTATCCTCTGGACAGATGGTGTCCATGTGGTGAGGGCTCCGCTTGCGGTTTACACAGTCCTCCCATCAGTAACTTCCTCATATAGAAATCCGTCCAAGCAAACAAAGAGACCAAACCTGAAAGCTTCTAGCTCCATGAAGAAATCAGACCTGAAAGGCTCCTCTATATATTacaaaaatgggattttttag
- the LOC132252677 gene encoding probable carboxylesterase 120 translates to MADYPAVPNFNDYLKMVNNPDGSVTRLVTLPSTAPSPDHTTHIPVLSKDITVNPDKNIWVRVFLPREARDSTPPAAGAARKLPLIVYFHGGGFVICSAATTVFHDLCALMAAEIGAVVVSVEYRLAPEHRLPAAYEDGVEALKWIKSSGEAWVSEYADVSRCFLMGSSAGGNLAYFAGIHVADSVADLEPLKIRGLILHQPFFGGIHRSGSEVRLENDGVLPLCSTDLMWELALPEGLDRDHEYSNPMAKNASEHCSKIGRVGWKFLVAGCEGDLLHDRQVEFVDMLKGNGIEVEAVFVRGDCHVIELFDSSKAKALFGRVKNFMA, encoded by the coding sequence ATGGCAGATTACCCTGCAGTACCCAATTTCAATGACTATCTCAAGATGGTCAACAACCCCGACGGCTCCGTCACCAGGCTCGTCACCTTACCCTCCACAGCTCCATCACCTGATCACACCACCCACATCCCAGTGCTCTCCAAAGATATCACCGTCAACCCAGATAAGAACATTTGGGTCAGGGTTTTCCTGCCCCGAGAAGCACGGGATTCTACCCCTCCTGCCGCTGGAGCTGCAAGAAAGCTACCCCTCATCGTTTATTTCCACGGCGGCGGTTTCGTGATCTGCAGCGCCGCTACGACCGTTTTTCATGATCTCTGCGCTCTCATGGCGGCGGAGATCGGTGCCGTAGTCGTCTCCGTGGAGTACAGGCTGGCGCCTGAGCACCGGCTTCCGGCGGCCTACGAGGACGGAGTGGAGGCGCTGAAGTGGATCAAGAGCAGCGGAGAGGCTTGGGTGTCGGAATATGCTGACGTGTCTCGCTGTTTTCTCATGGGAAGCAGCGCTGGAGGAAACCTAGCGTACTTCGCGGGTATACATGTGGCGGATTCGGTTGCAGATCTTGAACCATTGAAGATCAGAGGGCTGATCCTGCACCAACCATTTTTTGGTGGGATCCACAGAAGCGGGTCAGAGGTGAGGTTGGAAAATGACGGTGTACTGCCTCTTTGTTCTACTGATTTGATGTGGGAATTAGCACTGCCAGAGGGCTTAGACCGTGATCACGAGTATAGCAATCCGATGGCGAAGAATGCCTCAGAACACTGTTCAAAGATCGGACGGGTGGGATGGAAATTTTTGGTGGCGGGCTGTGAGGGAGATTTGTTGCATGACCGCCAGGTGGAGTTCGTTGATATGTTAAAGGGAAATGGGATAGAGGTGGAAGCAGTGTTCGTGAGGGGAGATTGCCATGTGATAGAGCTCTTTGATTCCTCCAAAGCTAAGGCCTTGTTTGGCCGTGTAAAAAATTTCATGGCTTAG